The Coprobacillus cateniformis DNA window CAAAAAAGTTCTTTATCTATTCAAGATATTTTTTATCAAACAGACCATCATTGGAAAATAGAGTCTGCATTCTTAGCGACTCATGAACTCATTAATTACTTAAATGAAAAGGATTCATTAAATTTAGATCCAGAGTATTATTATCGTGATATAAACAACTACAATCAAATGACATATAAGAAGAGTTATATAGGTTCATTAGGGCGAAAGACGGGTAAACTATATAGTGGTGTTGAGGACTTTACACTCATATATCCAAAATATGAAACTTCATTTGTGTATGATATGAATCATTATGGTCAAACGACTCATCGAGAGGGAAGAATGGATGATACCTTAATTAACCCATCTTATTTTGTAAACATTAGAAAAGATTATCTAAGCCCACAATATGATTTTTATGCCGCTTATTTGGATTATAATTGTAGCTATGCAAAAATTGTGAATAATAATAATCCTACTGGATTGAAGGTAGCATTTTATAAAGATTCTTACTCATTACCATTAATCACATTCTTTAGTCAAGTATGTAGTGAGATTGAGATTATTGATCCACGTTATTATGATGGAAATATAGATAAATATTTTCATGAAAATGCGTTTGATTACGTTTTTGTATCTATATCTCCCGATCTTATTTATGAAGATTCATTTCTGTTTTATCAAGAATAATTATAAATCCAGAAAAAGTTATTTCTTGAAACTATTGGCAACAATAGTTTCTTTTTGTTTGGCCTTTGTCAAGATCACATCTCAATTAAATAAAATTCACTTTTTTATAAATAATAGAAGAAAAATAGCAAAGAAATGATGAATATATAAGTAGGGGAATCTTTTTGAGTGTTTACTTTAAGCAATTATTGTGGTATATTGTTTATAGATAATATCTCTGCTTAAGATTCTCTATATCTTAATAGGGGAGGTTG harbors:
- a CDS encoding alginate O-acetyltransferase AlgX-related protein, producing the protein MKQFFIKKEITAVIFIISLVTFSVINCIYSWPFLKEELTSTISTQDIETKMNNDLYQKNSYIESYGFIQSVLGKREFNNFEVIKGTDNMLYLTSQQTKPRDTSIIVERMKRLQDAVENNNGQLVTLVPPDKYLEGKSASLDGYPSSFNNETADRYVQGLKDKGIEVLDYREYFQKSSLSIQDIFYQTDHHWKIESAFLATHELINYLNEKDSLNLDPEYYYRDINNYNQMTYKKSYIGSLGRKTGKLYSGVEDFTLIYPKYETSFVYDMNHYGQTTHREGRMDDTLINPSYFVNIRKDYLSPQYDFYAAYLDYNCSYAKIVNNNNPTGLKVAFYKDSYSLPLITFFSQVCSEIEIIDPRYYDGNIDKYFHENAFDYVFVSISPDLIYEDSFLFYQE